From a region of the uncultured Desulfatiglans sp. genome:
- the pcm gene encoding Protein-L-isoaspartate O-methyltransferase yields MQRTRPARLFLSMLLLAVFSNAAAAEAPVETERLRDEMVETQIIRRGITEPRVVEAMRKVPRHLFVPESRRSAAYADRPLPIGLGQTISQPFIVAFMAAALELKPDDKVLEIGTGSGYAAAVLAEIAGSVYTVEILEPLAEQARSLLADLGYDRVHVKTGDGYLGWPEKAPFDAMVVSCAPEKIPVALQEQLAEGGRIIIPVGTAGGVQKLLKGVKHQGRLSIMETMDVRFVPMIHAPAAPSAGPSMGE; encoded by the coding sequence ATGCAAAGAACCCGCCCAGCCCGCCTCTTCCTGTCCATGCTCTTGCTCGCCGTCTTTTCTAATGCGGCGGCGGCGGAAGCCCCGGTCGAGACCGAGCGCCTGCGCGACGAGATGGTCGAAACACAGATCATCCGCCGCGGCATCACCGAACCCCGCGTCGTCGAGGCGATGAGGAAGGTCCCGCGCCACCTCTTCGTACCTGAATCCCGGCGCAGCGCGGCATACGCCGACCGGCCCCTGCCGATAGGCCTGGGACAGACGATTTCTCAACCTTTCATCGTCGCTTTTATGGCGGCTGCGCTCGAATTGAAACCGGACGACAAGGTGCTGGAAATCGGCACCGGGTCCGGTTATGCCGCCGCGGTCCTCGCAGAGATCGCCGGCAGCGTCTACACCGTCGAAATCCTGGAGCCCCTCGCCGAACAGGCCCGCTCGCTTCTCGCCGACCTGGGGTATGACCGGGTGCATGTCAAAACCGGAGACGGTTACCTCGGCTGGCCTGAGAAGGCGCCCTTCGATGCCATGGTCGTAAGCTGCGCCCCGGAAAAGATCCCCGTGGCCCTTCAAGAACAGCTGGCCGAGGGGGGGCGGATCATCATCCCGGTGGGAACGGCCGGCGGCGTGCAAAAGCTGTTGAAAGGCGTCAAGCATCAGGGGCGGCTCAGCATCATGGAGACGATGGACGTCCGCTTCGTCCCCATGATCCATGCCCCGGCGGCCCCATCCGCTGGACCCTCAATGGGCGAATAA
- a CDS encoding PPIC-type PPIASE domain protein: protein MLLSLMRKHAKSWLIKFLITIIALVFVFYFGYSFTSREGVKVAYVNGELISGLEYERAYADFVERMRAQYKDFWNEGMVEALQLKTRALEFLIQQKLLAQEAERLGFSVTKEEIQKTIMSYPAFQVDGRFDLNRYRLLLNHNRMAPEDFEAALRQDLLQEKLKQFIFAFTEVSEKELMEHFLFDNEKVKIQYAFFSPNENADVALDEKAIKEYFEKNRPRYKIPEKIKVSYLEFNPEDVKEQVTVNEADVVQYYENNAKLYTKPEEVRARHILFKVPEGASEAQEKAVADVAAKVRAQALEGVGFAKLAVMYSESETRTKGGDLGFFSKETVPLDLAVVKDMIFGLKVGEISEPVRTPSGYHILSVEERREGGLQPLDEVREKIEEILVKKTASEMAKDQALSLVDRLPYETPLTEFAAENDLSVKESDFFDSRTGLPELGPDPKRDLSTLFALQKFETSEIVEIGGKYYLFQVADRQEPRLPDFGEVEEKVKADYRAELLLDETKKRAESFLKALRDGESWDVMASKENIAVETPPAFTRRGSVIGIGHNQAFNDAAFRLSQENPYPQEVFTNERGAYVMRWEGTEPVDMELFEKDKSHLHDAVIEIKHRQAFEGWLDDLRKHAKIEIVSPVENR from the coding sequence ATGCTGCTGAGTCTTATGAGGAAGCATGCCAAGTCATGGCTGATCAAATTCTTGATAACCATTATCGCCTTGGTCTTTGTCTTTTATTTCGGGTACTCCTTTACCTCGAGAGAAGGCGTCAAGGTCGCTTATGTCAACGGTGAATTGATCAGCGGGCTCGAGTACGAAAGGGCCTATGCGGACTTCGTCGAGCGGATGCGTGCACAGTATAAGGATTTCTGGAACGAGGGCATGGTCGAGGCGCTGCAACTCAAAACCCGCGCGCTGGAATTCCTGATTCAGCAGAAGCTGTTAGCTCAGGAGGCGGAACGCCTTGGTTTCAGCGTAACGAAAGAGGAGATTCAGAAGACCATCATGTCGTATCCCGCCTTTCAGGTGGATGGACGCTTTGATTTGAACCGCTACCGACTGCTCCTCAATCACAATCGGATGGCGCCGGAGGATTTCGAGGCCGCGCTTAGACAGGATCTGCTTCAGGAAAAGCTCAAACAGTTTATTTTTGCCTTCACCGAAGTGAGTGAAAAAGAGCTGATGGAGCATTTTCTGTTTGATAACGAAAAGGTGAAAATCCAGTATGCCTTTTTCAGCCCAAATGAGAACGCTGATGTAGCGTTGGATGAAAAGGCAATTAAGGAGTATTTCGAAAAAAATCGGCCTAGGTACAAAATACCGGAAAAAATAAAGGTCAGTTATCTCGAGTTCAATCCAGAGGACGTGAAGGAGCAGGTAACTGTCAACGAGGCCGACGTGGTTCAATATTACGAGAACAACGCCAAATTGTATACTAAGCCTGAAGAGGTTCGGGCGCGACATATCCTTTTCAAGGTTCCTGAGGGTGCATCGGAAGCGCAGGAAAAGGCTGTGGCCGATGTGGCCGCTAAGGTCCGTGCCCAAGCGCTGGAGGGGGTGGGTTTCGCCAAACTGGCTGTGATGTATTCGGAAAGCGAGACCCGAACCAAGGGAGGGGATCTCGGCTTTTTTTCCAAGGAAACGGTTCCCTTAGATTTGGCGGTTGTCAAAGACATGATCTTCGGTTTAAAGGTCGGGGAGATCAGCGAGCCTGTTCGAACGCCTTCCGGATACCATATCCTCAGCGTAGAGGAGCGCCGGGAGGGGGGGCTCCAACCCCTGGATGAGGTAAGAGAGAAGATCGAGGAGATCCTGGTCAAGAAAACCGCTTCCGAGATGGCAAAAGACCAGGCACTCTCATTGGTGGACCGATTGCCTTATGAAACCCCTTTGACCGAATTCGCTGCCGAAAACGACTTGTCGGTCAAAGAGTCAGATTTTTTCGATTCAAGAACCGGTCTGCCTGAACTTGGCCCAGATCCCAAGCGGGATCTCAGTACGCTTTTCGCTTTGCAGAAGTTCGAAACCAGCGAAATTGTCGAAATAGGGGGCAAGTATTATCTGTTCCAGGTGGCGGATCGACAAGAACCCCGTCTGCCCGATTTCGGCGAAGTCGAAGAAAAGGTGAAAGCGGACTACCGGGCGGAGCTCCTCCTCGATGAAACAAAGAAACGCGCCGAGTCTTTTCTTAAGGCCTTGCGTGATGGGGAATCATGGGATGTCATGGCGAGCAAAGAAAATATCGCCGTTGAGACGCCTCCGGCCTTCACACGCAGAGGCAGCGTTATCGGGATAGGGCACAACCAGGCTTTCAACGATGCCGCATTCCGCTTGAGCCAGGAGAACCCCTATCCTCAAGAGGTTTTCACCAATGAGCGTGGTGCGTATGTGATGCGCTGGGAGGGAACGGAACCCGTAGACATGGAGTTGTTTGAAAAGGACAAGAGCCATTTACATGATGCGGTCATCGAGATCAAGCATCGTCAGGCCTTTGAAGGCTGGCTGGACGATCTGAGAAAACATGCCAAGATAGAGATTGTTTCACCGGTGGAAAACCGATAG
- a CDS encoding hypothetical protein (Evidence 5 : Unknown function) encodes MLSPTPSGRVLVSSHAARARSYPFGVGPGFSTRCGCSVPPLRGGPRHAAIKEIKRLRGGCLVAAIKANMHTAPEIAPKDYFHMETTYDRRILL; translated from the coding sequence GTGCTCAGTCCCACCCCTTCGGGGCGGGTCCTGGTTTCTTCACACGCTGCGCGTGCTCGGTCCTACCCCTTCGGGGTGGGTCCCGGTTTCTCCACCCGCTGCGGCTGCTCAGTCCCACCGCTTCGCGGCGGGCCCCGGCATGCCGCTATCAAAGAAATCAAGCGTTTGCGCGGAGGCTGCCTGGTGGCCGCCATAAAAGCGAACATGCACACTGCCCCCGAGATTGCCCCAAAAGACTATTTCCACATGGAAACCACTTATGACAGGAGGATCCTATTATGA
- a CDS encoding Fructose-bisphosphate aldolase, whose translation MTSAQGKGSSNFEKALAVGRPPNVVKLFPHSRALLVSGKVVDRAMLAKGKAMTIAANGRNHFVIRGALRAAQRANAAIIIEIAKSEGGTGAYCAVNYWNIARQVDAVCNELGITVPVAVHADHYGIKGEKDIETARTEIPSLFDAGMTSIAIDASHLPDEENLLASIELSQYVPGWAGHETEVGEIKGKAGLSTVDEALFLIRGLNAQGIFPDWIALNNGTTHGIEESDAGIQVPLTSDIHAALTKYKVSGAQHGTSGNSSERLRRIAQETRTTKANVATALQMLTWGVKVNPYGNAQLDEAGRFIKEPDRGALDSLWAEMVAYAESKGLKAGDYKKLNLPFENKLLSQPAEIRERMARGVEDFVYDLLTNVFNAEDTAPLGIEAILDAGSYDLGPKGRRIEDPAEWTEAKIREGAKRLSGDKGPSGHFDD comes from the coding sequence ATGACATCTGCGCAGGGAAAGGGATCGTCAAATTTTGAAAAGGCGCTGGCGGTCGGTCGTCCCCCCAATGTGGTCAAGCTGTTTCCGCACTCGAGGGCGCTGCTTGTCAGTGGAAAAGTCGTCGATCGGGCCATGCTTGCCAAAGGCAAGGCCATGACGATAGCGGCCAACGGGCGGAATCACTTCGTGATCCGGGGCGCCCTGCGGGCCGCCCAGCGGGCCAACGCCGCCATCATCATCGAAATCGCCAAGTCCGAAGGCGGTACGGGCGCTTACTGCGCCGTCAACTACTGGAACATCGCACGGCAGGTGGATGCGGTGTGCAATGAACTGGGGATTACGGTGCCGGTGGCTGTTCACGCCGATCATTACGGAATCAAAGGAGAAAAGGACATCGAGACCGCCCGTACCGAAATCCCCTCTCTTTTCGATGCGGGCATGACGTCCATCGCCATCGATGCCTCCCATCTGCCCGATGAGGAGAACCTCCTGGCGAGCATCGAACTCAGCCAGTATGTGCCCGGTTGGGCCGGCCACGAGACGGAGGTCGGTGAGATCAAGGGAAAGGCCGGGTTGTCGACGGTCGACGAGGCCCTTTTTCTGATTCGGGGCCTCAATGCACAAGGCATTTTCCCGGACTGGATCGCCCTCAACAACGGAACCACCCATGGCATCGAAGAGAGCGATGCGGGGATTCAGGTGCCCCTGACGTCCGACATCCACGCCGCGCTCACAAAATACAAGGTCTCGGGCGCCCAGCACGGGACGTCGGGCAACAGCTCCGAGCGTCTGAGGCGGATCGCCCAGGAGACGCGGACGACAAAGGCCAATGTCGCGACGGCCTTGCAGATGCTTACCTGGGGGGTCAAGGTCAATCCGTACGGCAACGCCCAGTTGGACGAAGCGGGACGCTTCATCAAGGAGCCGGACCGCGGCGCGCTCGATTCGCTGTGGGCGGAGATGGTGGCCTATGCCGAATCCAAGGGCCTGAAAGCGGGGGACTACAAGAAGCTGAACCTGCCGTTTGAAAATAAGCTCCTGAGCCAGCCGGCCGAGATCCGCGAGCGTATGGCAAGAGGGGTGGAGGATTTCGTTTACGATCTCCTGACCAACGTTTTCAATGCGGAGGACACGGCGCCGCTTGGCATCGAAGCCATTCTGGATGCCGGCTCCTATGATCTGGGTCCCAAAGGCCGGCGGATCGAAGACCCGGCGGAGTGGACCGAGGCGAAGATCCGGGAGGGAGCCAAGCGTCTTTCCGGAGACAAGGGGCCGTCCGGGCATTTTGACGATTGA
- a CDS encoding putative oxygen-independent coproporphyrinogen III oxidase (Evidence 3 : Putative function from multiple computational evidences) → MEKPGLYVHVPFCREKCPYCGFFSVPHLSPLARWMAALPREAGFFREVFDPFDSLYMGGGTPSILGIEEIGVLSAELRRHFTITADAEITLEANPRDLTPEKAHGLRALGFNRLILGVQSLDDDVLRFLGRTHNASEARTALDHAREAGFPVVGVDLMYALGVPELDRRWERTLRNILQYEPEHLSCYTLTIEPRTEFEARTRKGTLPRIPESGARRLFLETTAFLQSHGYHHYEVSNFARGPTFEARHNRKYWRHTPYLGLGPAAHSFLGNQRWWNPPSIRRYCKAIEGGRRPAEGWETLTEEQIALEKAALGLRMREGFRLDPDMSRRIPSGRLLRLEEEGLIEVRGARVRPTLEGMLVADHLPLELFP, encoded by the coding sequence TTGGAAAAACCCGGGCTTTACGTCCACGTCCCCTTCTGCCGCGAAAAATGCCCCTATTGCGGGTTCTTTTCGGTGCCGCATCTTTCCCCTCTGGCGCGATGGATGGCAGCCCTGCCCCGGGAAGCCGGCTTCTTCCGCGAAGTCTTCGATCCCTTCGACAGCCTTTACATGGGCGGCGGGACCCCGTCGATCCTCGGGATAGAGGAAATCGGGGTCCTTTCAGCCGAGCTCCGCCGGCATTTCACCATCACCGCAGACGCCGAGATCACGCTGGAAGCCAACCCGAGGGACCTGACACCCGAAAAGGCGCACGGCCTGCGCGCTCTCGGCTTCAACCGCCTCATCCTGGGGGTCCAGTCGCTCGATGACGACGTGCTTCGCTTCCTCGGAAGGACGCACAACGCCTCCGAGGCCCGCACGGCCCTGGACCATGCGCGCGAGGCCGGGTTCCCCGTGGTCGGCGTCGACCTCATGTATGCCCTGGGGGTCCCGGAACTCGACCGGAGATGGGAACGAACGCTTCGCAACATCCTCCAGTACGAACCCGAACACCTCTCCTGTTACACCCTCACCATAGAGCCCCGCACCGAGTTCGAGGCACGCACCCGAAAAGGCACGCTCCCCCGGATTCCTGAATCCGGGGCGCGCCGTCTCTTCCTCGAGACGACCGCCTTTCTCCAATCACACGGCTACCACCATTACGAGGTCTCCAATTTCGCCCGGGGGCCGACGTTCGAGGCCCGGCACAACCGGAAATACTGGCGCCACACCCCGTATCTCGGACTCGGTCCGGCGGCCCACTCCTTTCTCGGCAACCAGCGGTGGTGGAACCCCCCATCGATCAGACGCTACTGTAAGGCAATCGAAGGCGGGAGGAGACCTGCGGAGGGATGGGAAACGTTGACGGAGGAACAGATCGCGCTCGAGAAGGCGGCCCTCGGGCTGCGGATGCGCGAGGGCTTCCGCCTCGATCCGGACATGTCCCGCCGCATACCGTCCGGACGTCTCCTGCGCCTAGAGGAAGAAGGACTGATCGAAGTACGCGGCGCCCGGGTCCGGCCAACCCTGGAAGGGATGCTCGTTGCGGACCATCTGCCGCTCGAGCTCTTCCCCTAG
- a CDS encoding conserved hypothetical protein (Evidence 4 : Unknown function but conserved in other organisms), producing MRNPVSVRRNDQYAARKWDERKMARGLFSTVRSRKKSKRGGISTDMEKRDKSDDNPRDGSTTPPPCLIYVDREGKWYHKGAEIIRIDMIRMFCENMTLDEKGRYIITWHGKPCLLDVEDTAYVVRSVTWSSQGEAESGKFMLDLNDGSKELLKPETLRIKEGNIPYCQIRDGAFPARFNRQAYYQLAQHIVEIDGRFYLPADGRRYPL from the coding sequence ATGCGAAATCCCGTATCCGTGCGGCGGAATGATCAGTATGCCGCACGGAAATGGGATGAACGTAAGATGGCAAGAGGACTTTTTTCAACCGTCCGATCAAGGAAAAAATCGAAGAGGGGAGGAATCAGCACAGACATGGAAAAACGGGACAAAAGCGACGACAACCCGCGCGACGGATCGACGACTCCGCCGCCCTGCCTGATTTACGTCGATCGGGAGGGGAAATGGTACCACAAGGGCGCAGAGATCATCCGGATCGACATGATCCGAATGTTCTGCGAAAACATGACGCTGGACGAAAAAGGCCGCTACATCATCACCTGGCACGGAAAGCCGTGCCTTCTGGATGTGGAAGATACGGCCTATGTCGTCCGCTCCGTTACCTGGTCATCTCAAGGAGAAGCAGAATCGGGGAAATTTATGCTCGATTTGAATGACGGAAGCAAAGAACTCCTCAAACCGGAAACACTGCGCATAAAAGAGGGCAACATCCCCTACTGCCAAATCAGGGACGGCGCCTTTCCGGCGCGCTTCAACAGGCAGGCCTACTACCAGCTCGCCCAACACATCGTCGAAATCGACGGCCGTTTCTACCTGCCTGCCGACGGCAGGCGCTATCCTCTGTGA
- a CDS encoding HDIG domain protein has translation MEADLGQVPAPHAWLKDLGENERITGLYLVREKSLGTTRKGEPFLSLILADRTGEIEAKVWDQAEQLSALFQKGDVIEVEGDASSYRDRLQLRISRLNVPQEPFDRSLFVESSPYPRPEMMTGLRDVLRSVRDRHLSSLIDRVFADKPLIDAFKEAPAAKNMHHNYLGGLLEHTLSVCRLARAVAEHYPYLNRDLLLTGAFLHDIGKVRELSYDLQIDYTDEGRLLGHVVLGMAILDKKIGELKHFPQDLALRLRHLILSHHGQFEFGSPKRPKFLEGFALHLVDDLDAKMNGLHRFMERDRQEGAWTEFNRMFERFFLKGEAGLAGKLDETGKEEEAVLQGKLFAH, from the coding sequence ATGGAGGCAGACCTGGGCCAGGTTCCTGCACCGCACGCATGGTTGAAGGATCTGGGCGAAAACGAACGGATCACCGGGCTGTACCTGGTGAGGGAAAAATCGCTTGGGACGACGCGCAAGGGCGAACCGTTTCTGAGCCTCATCCTGGCGGACAGGACCGGCGAGATCGAGGCCAAGGTCTGGGACCAGGCCGAGCAGTTGTCGGCCCTGTTTCAAAAGGGGGATGTCATCGAGGTGGAGGGGGATGCGTCCTCCTACCGGGACCGCCTCCAGCTCAGGATAAGCCGCCTGAACGTGCCGCAGGAACCTTTCGACCGGTCGCTTTTCGTGGAATCCTCGCCCTATCCGCGGCCCGAAATGATGACGGGTTTAAGGGATGTTCTGAGATCGGTCAGGGACCGGCACCTGTCGAGTCTCATCGACCGGGTCTTTGCCGACAAGCCGTTGATCGATGCATTCAAGGAAGCGCCCGCCGCCAAGAACATGCACCACAACTATCTCGGCGGCCTCCTGGAGCACACGCTTTCTGTCTGCCGTTTGGCGCGTGCGGTGGCGGAGCATTACCCTTATTTGAACAGGGACTTGCTGCTGACCGGCGCATTCCTGCATGACATCGGCAAGGTCCGGGAGCTCAGCTACGACCTGCAGATCGATTACACCGACGAGGGGAGGCTGCTCGGGCATGTGGTTCTGGGGATGGCCATCCTGGACAAGAAGATCGGCGAGCTGAAGCACTTCCCCCAGGACCTGGCGCTGCGGCTCAGGCATTTGATTTTGAGCCATCACGGACAGTTCGAATTCGGCTCTCCCAAACGCCCGAAATTTCTCGAAGGGTTCGCCCTGCACCTCGTCGATGATCTGGACGCCAAGATGAACGGCCTGCACCGCTTTATGGAGCGGGATCGGCAGGAGGGGGCCTGGACCGAGTTCAATCGGATGTTCGAGCGGTTCTTCCTCAAAGGCGAGGCCGGTCTGGCCGGCAAGCTCGATGAAACAGGCAAAGAGGAAGAAGCCGTTTTGCAGGGAAAGTTATTCGCCCATTGA
- a CDS encoding hypothetical protein (Evidence 5 : Unknown function), translating into MISADSESPFGGKFHPFLKRKVFPRVFTRFLPSRRAVPEPVDRGDRIEGSRQRVRFSPGHETALSWSAQRAGSGRATVRCSFRVGRADRCRGQVAGFSGIEMSPDYGASSGVLWAVSIASNRLSNEGEAAYAGTSARGWRDAGRLCRRSCHGPDGRRAHDLRPGGCGLRQRPDPGLCRRGAAAAA; encoded by the coding sequence ATGATTTCCGCTGATTCCGAAAGCCCTTTTGGAGGGAAATTCCACCCGTTCCTGAAGCGAAAGGTCTTCCCCCGGGTTTTCACTCGATTCCTGCCTTCTCGGCGAGCGGTGCCGGAGCCCGTCGATCGCGGTGACCGGATCGAAGGATCTCGTCAAAGGGTGCGTTTCAGCCCGGGTCACGAGACTGCTCTGTCATGGTCGGCGCAACGGGCTGGCTCCGGCAGGGCGACCGTGAGATGCTCGTTCAGAGTTGGACGTGCAGATCGATGCCGCGGTCAGGTCGCAGGGTTTTCAGGGATTGAAATGTCTCCAGACTATGGCGCCTCGAGTGGGGTCCTCTGGGCTGTGAGTATAGCGTCGAACCGCCTGAGCAACGAGGGTGAAGCAGCCTATGCGGGGACTTCTGCTAGAGGGTGGAGGGATGCGGGCCGGCTTTGTCGCCGGAGCTGTCATGGCCCTGATGGACGAAGGGCTCATGACCTTCGACCGGGCGGTTGCGGTCTCCGCCAGCGTCCCGACCCTGGCCTATGCCGCCGCGGGGCAGCGGCGGCAGCTTGA
- a CDS encoding hypothetical protein (Evidence 5 : Unknown function), protein MTRAETHPLTRSFDPVTAIDGLRHRSPRRQESSENPGEDLSLQERVEFPSKRAFGISGNHR, encoded by the coding sequence GTGACCCGGGCTGAAACGCACCCTTTGACGAGATCCTTCGATCCGGTCACCGCGATCGACGGGCTCCGGCACCGCTCGCCGAGAAGGCAGGAATCGAGTGAAAACCCGGGGGAAGACCTTTCGCTTCAGGAACGGGTGGAATTTCCCTCCAAAAGGGCTTTCGGAATCAGCGGAAATCATAGATGA
- a CDS encoding Phospholipase, patatin family has protein sequence MRAGFVAGAVMALMDEGLMTFDRAVAVSASVPTLAYAAAGQRRQLERVWRGELCTPKLICYRNIPVVSLAPSARRALIDIDYLVHEVFEKRYPIDVQKLMACRMRCLFAVTEAGEGRFELLKPLEHDIYEQFRACLAVPGCYPETVRLGGGEFVDGGASNPLPLRGLMDTDLDRVLAVLSRPEGCTFDPPNLFERALFWRYFQRYDWMMERLWDAAMVYREETSILKTLALKNPPHAMIICPDDMPPARFLTRDRRKINLTVDMGYAKVQALLRPIRRFLKESRE, from the coding sequence ATGCGGGCCGGCTTTGTCGCCGGAGCTGTCATGGCCCTGATGGACGAAGGGCTCATGACCTTCGACCGGGCGGTTGCGGTCTCCGCCAGCGTCCCGACCCTGGCCTATGCCGCCGCGGGGCAGCGGCGGCAGCTTGAGCGGGTCTGGCGCGGAGAACTCTGCACCCCGAAGCTGATCTGCTATCGGAACATTCCGGTGGTATCGCTGGCGCCGTCAGCGAGACGCGCGCTCATCGACATCGATTATCTGGTCCACGAAGTTTTCGAGAAGCGCTACCCTATTGATGTGCAGAAATTGATGGCATGCCGCATGCGCTGCCTTTTTGCGGTTACGGAGGCCGGGGAGGGGCGCTTCGAGCTGCTGAAGCCGCTGGAGCATGACATTTATGAGCAGTTCCGGGCTTGTCTGGCGGTGCCGGGCTGTTATCCCGAGACGGTGCGACTCGGCGGGGGGGAGTTTGTAGATGGAGGGGCCTCCAACCCTCTGCCGCTCAGAGGCCTCATGGATACCGATCTGGACCGGGTATTGGCTGTCCTTTCCAGGCCGGAAGGGTGTACGTTCGACCCGCCGAACCTGTTTGAGAGGGCGCTTTTCTGGCGCTACTTTCAACGGTATGATTGGATGATGGAGCGCCTGTGGGATGCCGCCATGGTCTACCGGGAGGAGACTTCCATCTTGAAGACCCTGGCGCTGAAGAACCCGCCGCATGCCATGATCATCTGCCCGGACGACATGCCGCCGGCTCGTTTTCTGACCCGGGACCGGCGCAAGATCAACCTCACCGTGGATATGGGATACGCCAAGGTGCAGGCGTTGCTGCGTCCGATCCGAAGGTTCCTGAAAGAAAGCCGAGAGTAG
- a CDS encoding conserved exported hypothetical protein (Evidence 4 : Unknown function but conserved in other organisms) → MHPILTAAAIVILLAGGAAAEAGPSGDTQACVECHKHLHPGIVAEWLKSRHGGTTPASAVVKPVIERRVSSGDIPETLAGVSVGCAECHTMRSDAHPDSFDHNGYKVHTVVTPGDCAVCHAKEAEQYGGNLMAHAYGNLVENPVYRDLMDNINAVSVIEGDGMKTNPPSAETHADSCLFCHGTQVTVAGRRTVASDFGDVEVPVLSGWPNRGVGRINPDGTKGACSACHTRHQFSIVMARKPHTCAECHKGPDVPAYAVYQVSKHGGIYSAKQEDWDFDAVPWTVGKDLTAPTCATCHVSLLTGPEGEVLAERTHRMNDRLPHRIFGLVYSHPHPISADTTTIRNAAGLSLPTELTGEPAAAFLISKQEQGVRLAKMQKTCLGCHSSGWVTGHFNRLEESLKTTDAMTLAATNVLLSAWKKGLAKGLDKGDSPFNESIEKMWVEQWLFYANSTRFASAMAGADYGAFANGRWYLSKNLRDMFERVAAVPEAAP, encoded by the coding sequence ATGCACCCGATTTTGACAGCAGCGGCCATAGTCATCCTGCTTGCCGGAGGGGCGGCGGCCGAGGCCGGTCCGAGCGGCGATACGCAGGCGTGTGTCGAGTGCCACAAGCATCTGCACCCGGGAATCGTCGCCGAATGGCTTAAAAGCAGGCATGGGGGGACGACCCCCGCTTCGGCGGTTGTCAAACCGGTGATCGAGAGGCGGGTTTCCTCCGGGGATATCCCGGAAACCCTGGCCGGCGTTTCCGTCGGTTGCGCCGAGTGCCACACGATGCGATCGGATGCGCATCCGGATTCCTTCGATCACAACGGTTACAAGGTGCATACCGTTGTGACCCCCGGGGACTGCGCCGTCTGCCACGCGAAGGAGGCGGAGCAGTATGGCGGGAATCTGATGGCGCATGCTTACGGAAACCTGGTCGAAAACCCGGTGTACCGGGATCTGATGGACAACATCAACGCCGTCTCGGTGATCGAAGGGGACGGCATGAAGACGAACCCTCCTTCCGCGGAAACCCATGCCGATTCCTGCCTTTTCTGCCACGGCACCCAAGTGACCGTGGCGGGCAGACGGACCGTCGCCTCGGATTTCGGGGACGTGGAAGTGCCGGTCCTTTCGGGCTGGCCCAATCGAGGTGTCGGCCGGATCAACCCGGATGGAACGAAGGGCGCGTGCAGCGCATGCCACACCCGCCATCAGTTTTCCATCGTCATGGCCCGGAAACCCCATACCTGCGCGGAGTGCCACAAAGGCCCCGATGTGCCCGCCTACGCAGTTTATCAGGTCAGCAAGCACGGCGGGATCTATTCGGCGAAGCAGGAGGACTGGGACTTCGATGCCGTACCCTGGACCGTGGGCAAAGACCTGACAGCGCCCACCTGTGCCACCTGCCACGTCAGCCTGCTGACCGGGCCGGAAGGCGAGGTGCTGGCCGAGCGGACGCACCGCATGAACGATCGGCTGCCGCATCGGATCTTCGGCCTCGTCTATTCCCACCCGCATCCCATCAGCGCGGACACCACCACCATACGCAATGCCGCCGGGCTGTCGCTGCCGACGGAGCTCACGGGAGAGCCGGCGGCGGCCTTCCTGATATCGAAGCAGGAACAGGGCGTGCGGCTCGCGAAGATGCAGAAGACCTGCCTCGGCTGCCATTCGAGCGGTTGGGTCACCGGTCATTTCAATCGCTTGGAAGAAAGCCTGAAGACGACGGATGCCATGACCCTCGCGGCTACCAACGTTCTCCTGTCGGCTTGGAAAAAGGGGCTGGCCAAAGGGTTGGACAAGGGTGACAGCCCCTTCAACGAGTCGATCGAAAAGATGTGGGTGGAACAGTGGCTGTTTTACGCCAACTCGACCAGGTTCGCTTCGGCCATGGCGGGAGCGGACTACGGGGCCTTCGCGAATGGACGGTGGTATCTATCGAAGAACCTCCGGGATATGTTCGAACGGGTGGCGGCGGTTCCCGAGGCTGCCCCTTGA